Below is a window of Candidatus Acidiferrales bacterium DNA.
CTTAAGGGCTGCGTCAAGTTCCGCAAGAGCCTCAGCGATATGGTGCCTTGCTTTGTCGCGATGACCGCCGAAATCGTGCGCCGCATGAGCCAGGTGATTGTCAGCTTGCCTTAAAAGACGCATGGCATCGTCAATCTCCGGGTGTGGCCTGGGTGCGGGCATCGCAGCCGTGGCAGTTGTCATCGATGGCCCCGGCTCTGCAGAGATTGCCAAGGGAAACGAAAGGGCGATGCCGAAGGCCATTGCGGCAAGGATCGTCAAAATGCGCTTGGAAAGTGTCATCCAGAAATCCTCCTCGTCCGACATTCGGCTCGGACAGCCGAAATCATCCAACAGAAGAATCAAATCGTCTCAAAAAGCAAACGAAACAAACCGGCCCGTATGACTCGACTGGAAAATCGAGTCGCGGTTTTTTTGGACCATATCCGGATGGAACGCGATGCGCAAATATCCGAACAGGGGATCCCAATTGCTCCTGCAATGAGGATTCTACTGTGCAAGCCGCGACGGCTCATTGCTCTCAGTGGATCATGCGTACTAAAAGTTATCTTAAAGAAGTCAGTCCAAGGCGGTGAAAACTTGGAAAGCCCTCATGCCGTATCGTTTGACTATCGAATCTTTGCAGTCTATTCTGAGTTGTTCGCTTTCCGATCCGAAGCTGAACAGACTGAGGGAGCTTTGCTCTTACATCTCTTATACGCAACTATTGCCGTCGTTCTAGTGGTTCAACTCTCTGCCTTTGCAACAAGCATTTATCTCCATCGGACGCTGGCTCACCGTGGGGTTTATTTGCACCCGGTTGTGGCATTCCCGATGCGCCTTCAGCTATGGCTCTGGACCGGAATCAACACAAAGGAGTGGGTAGCGGTGCACCGAAAGCATCATCGCCACACGGATGTAGAAGGTGATCCGCACAGTCCTGTTCTCGAAGGTTTGTGGCGGATTCTTCTTGGGAATGTCTACTACTACACGCGGGAAGCGAAGAATGCGGAAACCCTCACGACCTTCGCTCCGGACATTGGCAACGACTGGCTCGACCGCTATATTTTCGGCTTTGGCCTCGCTGGTGTGATTCTCGGAATTTCCATTTTCATGTTGATTCTGGGACCTGTTTGGGGCGGTGCGGCATTCCTGGTGCAGGCTTCGACGTACATTTTCCTCAATGCTGTCATAAACGGCGCGAATCACGCGATTGGCAAGCAGAATTTCGACAATACAGCGACGAATCTCGGTTTCATTGCATTACTTACTGCAGGAGAGGGTTGGCACAACAATCACCACGCGTATCCGACATCGGCACGCTTCAGCATATCTCGCGGCGAATTCGATCCCTCTTGGCCGGTGATTAAGATGTTGACGTGGATGCACCTTGCGCGTCCGCTGAAGCTGGCACCAAAAATGGAGTAATACGGCCTACTATGGCCGGCGATTGGAATCCCGAAAACTACTTAAAGTTCGCTGAAGAGCGTACGCAACCGTGCCGCGATTTAGCAGCACGCATTGCTGTTCCTCAAGTTCGCACCGTAATCGATCTCGGCTGCGGCCCGGGCAATAGCACGCAAGTTCTCACGGAACGCTGGCCTGGCGCTCAAGTCACAGCGCTTGACAGTGACGCGTCGATGATCAACGCCGCGATTGAATCGAATCCACGCGGGCGATGGATCACAGGCGACATCGGGAAGTGGGCCGCTGGCGAGCCGCCCAATGCTACAGCGGAAAAATCTGCTGAAAGAGTCGCTGAAAACAAATCAGAGAATGAACTTTATGACGTCGTTTTTTCCAATGCTGCTCTGCAGTGGCTGCCCGACCATGCCACGCTTTATCCTCAACTTTTTTCCCACGTCGCGCCCGGCGGCGCTCTGGCCGTTCAAATTCCAAGCAGCCAAGACCGCCCAGCCTATCGGCTTTTGCGTGAAATGGCTGCGTCAATCAGCTGGCGGAAATGGTTCCCTACGGGACGAGTCCGTACCTGGCACGCACACGACTGGGAGTTTTACTATGACTTGCTTGCCCCCTTGGCCTCACGCGTCAATGTTTGGCTGACGGAATATTTTCACGTTATGCCTGACGCTAGAACCATTGTGGAATGGTACAGCGCCACGGGCATGCGCCCATACTTGACGCCTATTACGGAAGAGACTGACCGTGGGAAATTCATCGCCGAGTATACGGAAAAGATCCGCGTCGCCTACCCGTCCCGCCCTGACGGCAACATTCTGTTTTCATTTCTTCGCATCTTCCTCATTGCCTACCGCTAAGCACGTTCACCGGCAAGCGTCCATCGCCGTAGTTAGCTCAGCCAGCCGATCGCATTTCGAGCCTCGGATGCTTGAGGTGGAAGGGTGTCGCGTTCTGATAGGCACGGGCAAACGCGAGTAGTTTGCTTTCTCCAAACAGTTGCCCAAGAAATGTAAGGCTCACGGGAGTACCGGGTCCGCCATAATTTCCAACCATTCCATCTTTGTTCTCGACCGCCGGCGGAGCATCGTCGCCGCGAAAGCCATTCGGAAGAATCAGGGCTGGATGCCCCGTGAGATTCGTCACCGTGAGCTGCTCACCATTTGTCGGCGCAACAATGACGTCAAAACTCCCGAAGGCCTTCGCTACGCCTTGCATCGCAAGGAATTTTGCGCGGTTTGCCTGAACATATTCAACGGCTGGAACGAAACGCGCGGCGCGGAAAGTATTCGGCCAGGCAGTGGGCCCCTGATCCACCATCAGTTTGTCGCGACCGGTGCGAGTCAATTCGTCGAAAGCCGCCGCTGCCTCCACGTTGAGGATCGTAACCATCGGCTGGTACGGTAGCTTCGGGAGTTCGACAGGAATCAATTTAACACCCATCTGGGACAATTTTCGAAGTGCCGCATCGTTAAACTTTTGATCTGACTCCGCTGATGCAATGAATTGTCGACGCTCCTCATCGCTGATTCCCCGAGATCCCTTCAGACGTTCTTCCAGCGCCGCTCGATCAAATTTGAATTCCGATTCGAGGTATCCGACGCGGAATTTGCGCCAATCCTGATGTGCGTTCCAATTAAAAACAGCCGGTCGAACCGAACGATCTTCCCCATCCGGCCCGGCTATCGCGTCGAGTACAAGTGCACAATCCTCGACGCAGCGACAAATAGGACCTAGCTTGTCCTGGCTCCAAGACAATGCCATCGCTCCGGTGCGCGGCACATGTCCAAATGTCGGACGCAGCCCCGTACAACCACAGCGTGTGCTGGGTGAAGAAATTGACCCGAGCGTCTCAGATCCAACCGAAAAGCCAACGCATCCTGCGGCGGTCGCTGAGGCTGGCCCCGCTGAAGAACCACTCGATCCTTGATCAGGATTCCAAGGATTGCGTGTAACACCTCCGAACCAGCGGTCTCCCTCTGCAAGCGCTCCGAGCGTGAGTTTTGCGACAAGAACGGCGCCCGCGGCGTCGAGCCGCTTAACTACAGTTGCATCCTCGTCAATTGTCTGCTCTTTGTAAGGCGCGGCGCCCCACGTGGTTGGATAGCCCTTGACTGCAAGCAGATCCTTCGCGCCCCACGGAATTCCATGCAGGGGTCCACGATATTTCCCAGCAGCGATTTCGCGATCTACCTCCTTGGCTTTGGCGAGCGCACGATCCTCGGTCGGCGTGATTACGAACTGCAAAAGGGGGTCGTAACGCTTCAGGCGGGCAAGATACATCTGCGTCAGGGCCGTTGACGAAACTTTCTTTGTGCGCAAAATCTCGGTGAGCTCACGAACAGTATAAAAAGCAACCTCCTCGAGATCCTTTGGCACTCCGCGAACACCTATCGCAGGCGCCGCGGACATTGCCGGCGGACGCTTTACTTTTTCGAGATGCATATCTGTGCTGATGAATGGGTCGAAAACCATTGCCGGTTGCACGCCGTTGGCGATGTGTAGTTGATATATCTCATCGTAGCCTTTCGCCGCGCTCTCAAGATCGCGGAGCATCATCTCGCGATCTTCCGGCGGAATGGGAACATCAGCGATGATTGCAGCCTGGCTGATCATGTCCGATGTAATTTTTTGCGCATCGCCATCCGCCATAGCCCACAGCACCCCTGGCAAAAGAGTCCCCGCAAGTCCGAATCTCGAGCAAGCGGAAAGGAAATGGCGGCGATCGATCATTATTTTCTCCATGTCAGCAGCCTCACTGGCATCACCATGGTAGAGTATCGTGCAAATCAACTCTTGATGTCGGCGGCGCATTCTCCAACTACACGGCTAGCGAGTCAATAACAATAGGAGGCCCCTCTATGAGCAGAAGAATAAGAGCATGAAATCGATTGAATACGAACGGGCTATTGGACGGTCAAAACGAGAGTGGCAGTCTTCTTCTCGCCAGAAGAATTGGTTATGGTCAAAGTATAAGTCGTCGTTTTTTCTGGTGAAACCGAAACACACCTTTCAGGGGATGGCCAAACTCCCTCCGAGGGCTTTGGTGTAAGCATCACGTCCTTTGCGTTGGAAACGCCATAGCAAATCTGAGATGAGTCCCCCCGATGGATGGCGCCAGGTGCAGCGTAGAAATTCATAATCTCAAAATTGCTCCCGCCTAGCCCCTCCGCCAATCGTCGCGCGCGTTCTCGCTCCGCCCGTGCTGCTTTTTCCTCGATGGCCTGATTTTCTTCATGACGCGAATAAAATATGCTCGCGACGACGAGGCCGACGATTACGACGACAACCCACGTAAATTTGAACAACGTCTGAGGCAATGATTTGTCGTGGGGATCATTTCCCATTTGAGAATCCTTCCAATAACCCAAGAGGCCGGATCTTCAATCTTCTTTCAGGAGCTCGCGCCATAAATCTCGTTTCAGGGCTTCTCTCAACACGATCCTCATACTTCTACTACTCTATCTCAAGTGCAACTTGGAAGGAGGAGTTTAAGCTTCAACAGCGGTCGACGGGCGTATCCGCTCAAAAATCGAGTCCAAAAAGTCGGGGATTTCAAATACGGCTCGATTAGTCTCGCGGGACGCGTTCTTTCGGCACTCGGCAAGTCTCTCAGGCTGGAGAAGCTCTGCGACAGCCGGAACGATGTTCCGGAAAGAGCGGAGTACAATGCCCACATTTCGCGTGCGGATCCATTCCGCGTTGTATCGCTCTTGGGGGAGCGTCCATGCATTGCATTCGGCGATTACCGGCAGACCCTCGGCGACGGCTTCTGAAATGCTTCCCGGTCCTGGTTTGCCGATGAAGAAATCCGAAATATGCATGTAATAAGGAATTTCGTTTGTGAATCCTTCGACAAAATAACGCACGCAAGATTTCTTCTCGCGGAGGGCTCTGGCAAGATCTCGGTTTTTTCCACAGATCAAAATCAGTTGAAGATCGATCTCAGAGCGAGCCAACCGATCGACAATTTCGACCATGACACGATTTCCATGCCCGCCGAACAACACCAGAGCCGTCGGCACATCCGGCAGTAAGTTCAGCTGATGACGTTCCAGTGCGACATCTGAGGATTGCGGCTCGTAAAAACGCGGATGGAGGATCATTCCCGAAGCCTGAAATATATGGTTCCTCCCATGTCCTAGAGCGATCGCTTGAGCGACAGCTTTTTCTGATCCACAGACGAAAAATTGTTCCTGACGCTCGATCCAAAAATGTGGCGGGTAATCAGCTAGATCAGTAAGGATAGTGACAAACGGCCGACCCGGAAAAACTTTCCTATAACTCTCGCACAAAGCGCGATTGAAGTGCGGGACAAAAGAAACCAGCATATCCGGCTGCGTCATCTCCCAATGCCGTTCGAGCAGCCGAACAATCTGCCGGCGATAAGCGCGAATGACCAGTTGCAGGACTCTCATGAGTTGCGTACTACCGAGCGTCCAGCCATTTCTGAGCATGCCGTTGTAGAAGTCCTGTATCCGGATGCCAGCGTATTTCTTCAAGATGTCAATATCGTCGAGAACTTCTTGGAGGTTGGTGAGTCGAATTTCCCATGGCCGCCGCTGGGCTTGAATGGCCATCTGAAGCGCCGTGGCTGCCGCGCGGTGGCCGCCACCGGCATCGAAAAAGCCGAATTCGATTCGCTCCATGCTTGGCCATCGTGACACCGGGAGTGCCGTCGCGTGCTACAGTTTTGTTAAATGTCCGTTACTATGCTGAAAGAGTTAAGTGCCGTGTTTTTGCAGAACTTTAGCCTCGCCGTCATGCGGGTGTAACAGGCATTTTCTACGCTCGTAGTTGTGAAGTGCGACATGCATGTCCACTCATACTTCTCCGGCCCGTGCACCACTCCTTTTTTTTCTCGGATATGCCGCGAAAGTTATAGCGATCCCGAAGAAGTTTATTCCCATCTGCGTCGCCGCGGGATGAGCCTCTTTACTCTGACGGATCACGACTCAATCGAGGGAGCCGAGAAGCTCCTGCGGCATCCCGGCTTTTTTGTGAGTGAGGAAGTTACATGCCGCATGCCGAGTGGCACGATAGCGCACATCGGCGTTTTTGATATCACTGAAAAGCAGCATATACAGGTTCAGCAACGGCGAGGCGATCTGGTTGCATTGCTCATGTATCTGACAGAGCGCCGAATTCTTTTCAGTGTCAACCACGTGTTTTCCGGTTTGACCGGTCCGCGCGCCGACGAGGATTTTCTCTGGTTCAAACAGTACTTCCCCGCTGTTGAAACACACAACAGCCACATGGCGTTTATTCAAAACGAAAATGCGGCGCAATTTGCCCGGCGGTTTTCAAAGCTGGAAATCGGAGGCAGCGATGCTCACGCTCTGCCGTCCGTCGGCAGCGCATTTACAGAAGTGCCCGATGCACGAAATAAAGAGGAATTTTTCGCCGGCCTGCGTGCAGGAATGGGTCGAATAGGCGGAGAGTCTGGGAGCACTCGAAAATTGGCAAGAGACCTTCTGCTCATCGGCCTTGAAATGATTCGAGAGGACATTCGCACCTCTCCACTTTTGCCATTGGCAATCCTTGTGCCCGTCGCCGCTTTTCTAAACTATCGTAGCGAACACAAATTTAGCAGGTATTGGTCCAAGAAGATTCTTGGCAAGCGCGAACCACGCAAACTTTCCGGCTGGATCAGTGTACCGCAGCGCGCAACGGAGGAATGGACATGACCGTGGCCAGAGCGGTTTGGAACCAGATTCAGTCTAACGATTATCGGCTAATGAAACGTGTTCATCGCTGGCGGGCGCCGCGCTGGTTTCGACTATTTATGATCTATGCCACGCGTCTGGGCGACGGATGGTTGTGGTATGCGATTGGCGTGCTTCTTGTTTTCTTCGGCGGGCCGTCTCGCTTCCCAGCCATTGGCTCCGCGGGGTTGGCGGCACTGCTCGGAATCGCCTTGTTCCGCTTCCTCAAGCAAGTGAGCAAAAGGCCGCGACCATGCGAGATTGAGCCTCATTGCTGGTCCGTGATTCTGCCCCCGGACCAGTTCTCTTTCCCTTCCGGACATTCGATCACAGCATTTGCTGTCTCTATAGTTCTTGGCTCGTTTTATCCGGAACTGCAGGTTTGCTTGCTTTTTGCCGCGGCGAGCATTGCTGTCTCGCGCATTATTTTGGGAATGCACTTTTTGAGCGATGTAATCGTGGGGTCGGTAATCGGGATATTGCTTGGACTCACATGCTTTCATTTTTTCGTGAGAATCAGATAGCTCAGCAAATCGATGCTTACATGCCGCGTCCATGCTCCTTCGACTCACGCGAGATTTGAGTTTTTTGAAAGGGTCATCGCTGATGATTCGCGCTTAGGAAGACTTAAGTGCAGCAGCAGAAGAGGATTCGTTGGTGATTCCCTCGGAAGCTCAGGTTCCGTGCTTCCCGGAGCTTGGCGCGCCTTGCCAACCGGCGGTTTCCCACATCCTGAACGCACCTCGAAAGGCGTTCCTGTTGTCGCCTAGCTCCGCGCCAGGGGGGAGTTCCTTCAATTTCTTCGCGTTTCCTCCACCGATAATCACATAGTCTGGCTCCATTGCCAGTTTCAACCTTTCAACAATATCGGCGACATATCGTCGCCACTTCTTTTTCCCATGTCGCTGCAGACCACGCAACCCGATGTAGTCCTCGTACGTCCGGTCCTTCTTATAAGGCAAATGCGCAATTTCCATCGGCTCGACAATCCCATCGACGATCATCGCCGAGCCGAGCCCTGTGCCCAGTCCCAGAAAAAGCATGCGACCACCGCGATAGCTCCCCAATGCTTGCATCGCAGCATCGTTCATTAGTTTGACGGGGTGCCCAAACGCCTTCCTGAAGTGAAAACCGACCCAACCATGCCCAAGATTATAGGGGTCTCTCAAAACCTGCCCATGCACAATGGGGCCGGGATAACCTATAGACACAACGTCGTACTTCCAGTCCTCAGCCAACCTTTTGACATCGCGGGTCATTTTTTGCGGGGTCATAGCGAGGCCGGAATTGAGTTTGCGCTCTTCGTGTTCTCCCGTCGCCAAGATCTTGACATGAGTCCCGCCAACATCAATGGCAAGGACTCTTAGTTTTCGTTTGCTGACGGAAGTCTTCATCGTGCGTCACCTTCGTAGCGGACCTGAAGTCATAAACAGTTGAATCGTCCGTACAAATTATCCACCGCGCCTTCGCCGAAAACAACGTTTATGAGGCTTTTTTTTTCGGCATATCGGAGCCGTGCTTTCGGAGATTTGCTATGGCCCCCTTGGCAGAGGTAACATCATCCGCCCCGTCACTTACGGCAGGGCTTCATGAACGCGACTTCACATCTAAAGAGCCACATTCAAGAT
It encodes the following:
- a CDS encoding fatty acid desaturase: MRILLCKPRRLIALSGSCVLKVILKKSVQGGENLESPHAVSFDYRIFAVYSELFAFRSEAEQTEGALLLHLLYATIAVVLVVQLSAFATSIYLHRTLAHRGVYLHPVVAFPMRLQLWLWTGINTKEWVAVHRKHHRHTDVEGDPHSPVLEGLWRILLGNVYYYTREAKNAETLTTFAPDIGNDWLDRYIFGFGLAGVILGISIFMLILGPVWGGAAFLVQASTYIFLNAVINGANHAIGKQNFDNTATNLGFIALLTAGEGWHNNHHAYPTSARFSISRGEFDPSWPVIKMLTWMHLARPLKLAPKME
- a CDS encoding methyltransferase domain-containing protein; translation: MAGDWNPENYLKFAEERTQPCRDLAARIAVPQVRTVIDLGCGPGNSTQVLTERWPGAQVTALDSDASMINAAIESNPRGRWITGDIGKWAAGEPPNATAEKSAERVAENKSENELYDVVFSNAALQWLPDHATLYPQLFSHVAPGGALAVQIPSSQDRPAYRLLREMAASISWRKWFPTGRVRTWHAHDWEFYYDLLAPLASRVNVWLTEYFHVMPDARTIVEWYSATGMRPYLTPITEETDRGKFIAEYTEKIRVAYPSRPDGNILFSFLRIFLIAYR
- a CDS encoding amidase — its product is MEKIMIDRRHFLSACSRFGLAGTLLPGVLWAMADGDAQKITSDMISQAAIIADVPIPPEDREMMLRDLESAAKGYDEIYQLHIANGVQPAMVFDPFISTDMHLEKVKRPPAMSAAPAIGVRGVPKDLEEVAFYTVRELTEILRTKKVSSTALTQMYLARLKRYDPLLQFVITPTEDRALAKAKEVDREIAAGKYRGPLHGIPWGAKDLLAVKGYPTTWGAAPYKEQTIDEDATVVKRLDAAGAVLVAKLTLGALAEGDRWFGGVTRNPWNPDQGSSGSSAGPASATAAGCVGFSVGSETLGSISSPSTRCGCTGLRPTFGHVPRTGAMALSWSQDKLGPICRCVEDCALVLDAIAGPDGEDRSVRPAVFNWNAHQDWRKFRVGYLESEFKFDRAALEERLKGSRGISDEERRQFIASAESDQKFNDAALRKLSQMGVKLIPVELPKLPYQPMVTILNVEAAAAFDELTRTGRDKLMVDQGPTAWPNTFRAARFVPAVEYVQANRAKFLAMQGVAKAFGSFDVIVAPTNGEQLTVTNLTGHPALILPNGFRGDDAPPAVENKDGMVGNYGGPGTPVSLTFLGQLFGESKLLAFARAYQNATPFHLKHPRLEMRSAG
- a CDS encoding glycosyltransferase; its protein translation is MERIEFGFFDAGGGHRAAATALQMAIQAQRRPWEIRLTNLQEVLDDIDILKKYAGIRIQDFYNGMLRNGWTLGSTQLMRVLQLVIRAYRRQIVRLLERHWEMTQPDMLVSFVPHFNRALCESYRKVFPGRPFVTILTDLADYPPHFWIERQEQFFVCGSEKAVAQAIALGHGRNHIFQASGMILHPRFYEPQSSDVALERHQLNLLPDVPTALVLFGGHGNRVMVEIVDRLARSEIDLQLILICGKNRDLARALREKKSCVRYFVEGFTNEIPYYMHISDFFIGKPGPGSISEAVAEGLPVIAECNAWTLPQERYNAEWIRTRNVGIVLRSFRNIVPAVAELLQPERLAECRKNASRETNRAVFEIPDFLDSIFERIRPSTAVEA
- a CDS encoding PHP-associated domain-containing protein, whose product is MPSGTIAHIGVFDITEKQHIQVQQRRGDLVALLMYLTERRILFSVNHVFSGLTGPRADEDFLWFKQYFPAVETHNSHMAFIQNENAAQFARRFSKLEIGGSDAHALPSVGSAFTEVPDARNKEEFFAGLRAGMGRIGGESGSTRKLARDLLLIGLEMIREDIRTSPLLPLAILVPVAAFLNYRSEHKFSRYWSKKILGKREPRKLSGWISVPQRATEEWT
- a CDS encoding phosphatase PAP2 family protein; amino-acid sequence: MTVARAVWNQIQSNDYRLMKRVHRWRAPRWFRLFMIYATRLGDGWLWYAIGVLLVFFGGPSRFPAIGSAGLAALLGIALFRFLKQVSKRPRPCEIEPHCWSVILPPDQFSFPSGHSITAFAVSIVLGSFYPELQVCLLFAAASIAVSRIILGMHFLSDVIVGSVIGILLGLTCFHFFVRIR
- a CDS encoding ROK family protein; its protein translation is MKTSVSKRKLRVLAIDVGGTHVKILATGEHEERKLNSGLAMTPQKMTRDVKRLAEDWKYDVVSIGYPGPIVHGQVLRDPYNLGHGWVGFHFRKAFGHPVKLMNDAAMQALGSYRGGRMLFLGLGTGLGSAMIVDGIVEPMEIAHLPYKKDRTYEDYIGLRGLQRHGKKKWRRYVADIVERLKLAMEPDYVIIGGGNAKKLKELPPGAELGDNRNAFRGAFRMWETAGWQGAPSSGKHGT